CCCTCCTACTGAGCAGGTAGACATCCATAAACCCTGGATGACTGACTAATCTGAActtactctaaatgatcaccctagtgcaaatattaataatatggaaatgggttttaatcaatgacacatgttaaacccagtggaattgtgcatcagatacaggaagggggtgaggggaggggaaggaaagaatatgagtcttgtaaccatggaaaaatattctaaattatctaaataaaaattctaaaatgttaaaaaagaaaataaagacttggattgaaaaaaagaattctccctcactattgGAGGtcccagaggtgtgaccaaaggaatctagatagATGATGATACTGGGAAGGGGAATGAACCTTAAAGAGTCTAGAGGTGAATTTttggcttttcagactccattgctaACTGTGTCAATTCATTCCCCTctaaatagtgaagaagtctctgtaactgCAGCTATTGGAGTTGAAGAAAAAGACTCTTTAATTCACTACCTGTATCCTATTACATATATtacatttgctgattgttttaaaattctaaagatttcggggcagctgggtagctcagtggattgagagccaggcctagagattggaggtcctagtttcaaatctggcctcagacacttcccaggtatatgactctgggcaagtcacttaacttccattgcctagcccttaccattctcctgacttggaaccaatatacagtattgattccaagatggaaggaaagggttttaaaaaaatgtacaagatttaaattaatgtccaatacttcaatgATCAtggttttttaaagtttattatctaacaaaatagaaccatgtgactaagtttttctacctgctcaaaaatccctgtGTTCTCAGCTGTCCTcactggaagagaagagagcaagaggcaaAGCTCCACCAAATTTTTATACTGTATATGTCAGCACATAATGCCAGGATgagagtgggatgctgggaatcaGTTTTTATGGTAAGAGATTTTTAATTACACATTGCTGCtccagaaaaggggggggggggtaattttcCTTTACACAGTATCAATATGGGAACTGCATGTGAGCATCTTTCcacatagtttttgttattaaggTTCCTCCCCAGTGtagattctctgatgtacagcaagatgggagGTCTGACTAAATATCATTCCACAATGctcacattcataaggtttcttcccaatgtggattctctgatggtaAGCAAGGATGGAGTTCATACTGAATGCCTCTGACACTGGTTGAATTcctaaggtttctccccagtgtggattctctgatgtataacaAGATTagagctctgactgaatgtctttccacaatgtttgcattcataaggtttctccccagtgtggattctctgatgtacagcaagagtGGAGTACGccgtgaatgtctttccacattgcttgcattcataaggtttttcagcagtgtggattctctgatgtacagcaagactggagctcaTACTGAATGCCTTGCCACATCGGTTGCATTTAtatggtttctccccagtgtggattctctgatgtataacaAGATTAGAACTTcgattgaatgtctttccacatttgttgcattcataaggtttctccccagtgtggattctctgatgtacagcaagagtGGAGTACactgtgaatgtctttccacactgtttgcattcataaggtttctcaccagtgtgggttctctgatgtatagcaagactggagctcatactaaatgcctttccacattgcttgcattcataaggtttctcaccagtgtgggttctctgatgtatagcaagactggagctcatactgaatgcctttccacattggttgcattcataaggtttctccccagtgtggattttctgatgtacagtaagactGGAGTTCatactgaatgtctttccacattggttgcattcataaggtttctcaccagtgtggattctctgatgtataacaAGATTAGAGTtgcgactgaatgtctttccacattgcttacattcatacggtttctcaccagtgtggattttctgatgtacagcaagactggagctctgactgaatgcctttccacattggttgcatccgtaaggtttctccccagtgtggattctctgatgtgcagtaaGACTGGAGCTCatactgaatgtctttccacattggttgcattcataaggtttctccccagtgtggattttctgatgtacaGCAAAACTGGAGCTCatactgaatgcctttccacattggttgcattcataaggtttctccccagtgtggattctctgatgtataacaAGATTAGAGCttcgactgaatgtctttccacactgcttacattcataaggtttctccccagtgtggattttctgatgtgcagcaagactgGAGCTCATACTGAACGcctttccacattggttgcattcataaggtttttccccagtgtgaattctctgatgtataacAAGATTAGAGCTTCGACTGAATGTCTTTCtacattgcttacattcataaggtttctccccagtgtggattttctgatgtatGACAAGACTGGACTTAtttgtgaatgtctttccacactgcttgcattcagaaagtttctccccagtgtggattctctgatgtacagcaagctTGTCCctccgactgaatgtctttccacattggttgcatccatgaggtttctcaccagtgtgcgtcctctgatgtacagcaagatagGAACTCATACTGAaggtctttccacactgcttgcattcataaggtttctcaccagtgtggattctctgatgtacagcaagactggagctcaGACCAAATGTCTTgccacactgcttacattcataaggttttttcccagtgtggattctctgatggtaagcaagactggagctctgactgaatgtctttccacattgcttgcattcataaggtttctccccagtatggattctctgatgtacagcaagattgtCCCTCCGACTGAACGTCTTCccacattggttgcattcataaggtttctccccagtgtggactctctgatgtacagcaagactggagctcaTACCGAATGTCTTgccacactgcttacattcataaggttttttcccagtgtggattctttgatggtaagcaagactggagctctgactgaatgtctttccacacagcttgcattcataaggtttctccccagtgtggatatTCTGATGTCCAGCAATGTTGGCCCTGTGCATAAAAATCTTTTGGGACTGATTACTTTCACTAAATGTTTCCTCACTGTGTGTTCTTTGATGTTCAATATAAGATGAATGTTGAGGTGCAACACAGAATTCTTTGAAAGCAAAGTTATTGGGACCATCACTCATGAATCTTTGTAGGTCCATTTCCTCCATAGAAGGGTTCATCTCTGTTGGATTCACCTTCATTGCAGGTCTGATTGCTCCTTCTAAAAGAAACACATGTAAAACATACATATAGagctacatatacacatattatagcTCTATCTACTTTCCTCAACTGTCAGAACATAAACCACTTTATATCCTATTTCCTCAGATAAGTCTTCCAACTTAAAATGGACATAATCCATCCTTTGAAAATGCCATTACCTCAAaactaaagaataatttaaataacaGAGCCACCCATATGATCTCACTTGCTCTTTATAACAAATCTGGGATATAGGGCAGGCTAGTTTTATTACATTCCTAACTCAGAGCATGACCTCAAAAAGGCTGGATGAGTGACTTGACCTGAAATCCTGGCAGCTGAGACCAAATCTTGAGGCTGGGCATCTTCTGTCTACAGCACTAGACAATTCACTTTCaatgtttttaatttcattttcactgtTTATACAGTCAATCCTCTCTTCCCAGGTATGACACCACTGGGTATATGAAGactaaatatttctattatttcaccATCTAGCTTCTCTCTAAGCATTATTTGATTCCCTTTGTGATTGCTTTCCACCTTATCTTTTGTtccagtatctgagatcagatgaagaaattcagcaCACTTTTTTGCATTTATCCAAGACATATAAGATTTTGTTCTGTTCCCTACTCCTTGAAAGCAGccattacttttctttaaatgcctcttttcactaaaataaaatccttcaattaatacaatttaaataaaaacatgtcATTGCCCATGATTAAAAATATGTCTCATACAGTAAGTTGAGGCTATTATTCTTTTGTAAGGAAATGGACAAGAAAGCTCATAtaattctcttcctatttcccaccTTATATACATACTGTTGTTTTCACATTCTTCTGAAAAATCCTAATACAGGTGGTTGTGCATTCTCATTGTACCTCAAAAACTTGCTAGGAtttttaaccctgggcaagtcacaggaGCTCTGTAGGTCTCAGGCTCCTCAACTATGACATAGACATAATAATATCAAGAGACTACCAGGGTTCCTATGAGTATTtaacaagataatatttataaaatgtatgaCACATACTAGGGGCCATATgcaaattatgtttatttttatcattagaatttggattttcatctttgattgcttttctccttaaattgtCAATCTCTTCACTCCTCTAGCTCCTGATTTCCTTGTTGAATCAAATGCATTTCCATTCCCCAACACTCCTTTCTCCCTGGATCATCTCAGAGTGATATTCAGGACCTGTTGCTtctttctgtgaattttaaaactattccaccctaatcagaccattctttagaagatctgatttagatatttcctgatcaataacaatggagatacttggaataacagaatcaggtcttagaaacccACATtccccaccctactcagtttaacaagattttgaaagctCTGCATCAAACtcgatttaattatctgaggagatggccttcaacagacatgtgcaaaaaaaggacagacctctgggctgtcctaagtcaagctaagtacTCATTGGTATAGTTGAGAcacagaaaaatgatgtaaaaagatCCATATAAAGCACGTCACAGGctgcctcttcctctttccctggagagacgactctggctggcagcatgctaagtgttccgacatcttggagtgttgggtgatgagcttgccctggagctgatttgaGGTTCGAGCATCTAAGCTAAGTCtcttggaggtcaagctgattctttcttccttcacactcaaaaGTTTACTTTCtggatctcctatcttcctgcctggtactagccccttccttactccttctttttaaaatcttctctactatataaattaaatcaccataaaatttggcagctgacttgggtattttattttttggggtttcctttggcaaccatttaaatttagattttttttccagtctcaaccaaaattttaacccttacatttctAAACCACTTCCATGCCTGGGttctagattgtgagctccagaCAGTCCAGACTGGCCCAGGGATTATGTCACACCCAACCTCTACCAGGATCTTTGTATTCTGATCTCTCTCTTGGAAGGTAAATGCATGCTCTGGCCTCAGctatgtttctgtctctcttgctctACTTTCTCAGCAATCAACAGTAACGGTAAGAATCTGAGCAGACACAATCCTGAAGATCCCAGAGGCTTCTCTCTCTAGGCTCTCATCTCCCTAAAGTGAAGTGCTGTGGTCACCTCTTTGTCCAAGAACAGGACAAAGACTGAGCCCCCAGAGACCAGGAAAAGGCTTAGGCTGATGATTTACGCAAAGCTTAGCCTTGGATTGTTTCCAAGGAAGGCAGCAGTCTTCACTCCTGCTCATATGCTCCAGAtcagtggagagaagagaaaatcagGAAAACTACATCCTGGCTCCTTTCTACATTGAGGCTCCCTGACCTCAGCTGGGTCCTCAACATGGCAAAGCAATCCTGTGACATCTCCCTCATTGATTCCCTTTGCCATCCACCGTAGCAGTCTTCCAAATATTTCCCTGGCCTCTAGCTCTCCCTCATGGCTTCCTCCTACCCCTTGCCTCACCTACTGAGCTGAGAAATTGGCCTCATATTTCAGTGAACAAAAGTTGGACCTCTCTACAGAGCTCTTACCTTCCACATatcagctgcctccttttctctgCTATACTTTCCCTCAGAGTCCTTAGTGTGGTTCTCCTGAAGCCCCAGGTCACCTACCCCCATTAAACCCCTCTAGTGCTCCTTCCCTTCATTCTTCCCTCTTGTGATTGGCTGCCCTGGAGCTGGGATGTAGAGGGTTTCTACAGAATTGTCAGCATGCTGCTCTCTGCTCCAGCAGAGGGTGAGTTTCAGGAGGGCAGGGGATGTCCACTGCAGACCTTTAGGTCCCCCATAACTTAGCCCAGGACCCAGCACAGAGCAAGCCCTCATCCATGTTTCTGGATACTAAAGAGCTCAGAGGGGATAAGCTCAGCTCTTCTGGCACCCGCAAGAGACTTCCAGGCCCTTCAGTCCCAAACACTGACTTCTTAGAGGATCACAGACTGATCCTCTGAAGGGAGCTGATAGGAAATAGAGTCCAAcagcctcatcttacagatggggaaactgatgcccaggggttcagtaacttgcccagggagcCCTGATAAAAGctctgaaaaagaattccaagtCAGGTCCTCTTGTCCCCAAATGTATTCCTGGCTTCACCAGAGCACACAGAAGCCTCTGGGCACCCCAGCTCCCCCacacctcttttcccctccctcacctAGGCAGCAGTTCCTCAGACCTTCTTGCTCCAACATCCATGGGGCATTCCTCTGCTCCAAAGAAGAGAGCAGGACTTCTGGGGGAGCTAGAAGCCCTGGGCATGGGGGGAAAgtggaaggaaaatgggagagaaGCTCTTTACTGAGTTCTCttgagggaaaggtgggggagtCCAATGACTCCACTCAGAGACTCTTTCCATGGGGTTCCCACAGGATTCTGCCCTCACCCCTCAGTGTCTGTAATGCAGGAGCCCAGGGTAGGATGTGCCTGTTACCCTGCTGGGGGACCTCGATTGAGCAACATTCCCCCCGACCCCCAATTCACATCCTGTTTTGATCCATTCTGGCAGAAACTCCTAAACTGGGTCCTCAGGGTTAGTGTTCTGGGTCAGTCTGAAGCTCAAGGGAACGGCTTCTGTGCCATCACTCTACCTGCACCTCCCTCTCCCTTAAACTCATGGATTCTTCTCTTCGGGAACTCTGCCTCCTCTCCTGGGGAATTTAACAATCCTCATTTGGCCCAATGTTATCTCTCAGCCAGTCCATTCATTCTGATAATCACAAAGGAGGGCAAGCAGGGCCTTTGGGAGCCCTGGAGGAGAGTCTCCCCAGCATTTAgggtgggaagaggagggggcagAAGGTTGGGGAACCAATATGGAACCTGAACATTTGGTTCTGGGGCATTTTCTTTGGAGAAGGCTGGACTCAGTTCATAGTTTTCCATTATCTGGAAATGAGAGGCAGCTAGAAGGGGAGTGGGCCAGGGAGAGATCTTAGAAGCAAGAAGGCCCAGTTTACATCTGGCCATAAACCACTCTTAAGTGGGTGCCTCAGAACAAGCCACTTAATtgaatctatttcctcatttgtaaaatggacataattgtGTCACTGAATTAGGAAGATGAAAGTAAGGAAGAAGTGCCATAACATTACAGGGAAAACCCTTGGCAGAGCCCTGAACCAAGAACAGGTCATCATAGACAGttcatcccttccctccctccctcattggCTTTGCTGGAGGGTTAGGGCAATAGGAAGACAAAGGTCAAACCTACTCTCCTTAGGAAACCTAGGAGCTGTGAGCTATGAGTTCATgctggttaaaaaagaaaaagatccctAATAGCAAATCCACCCCAGAGAAGAAGAGGGTAAGAGGAAAACCCTCCTGAACAGTCATCCCAGATGGGTTTGGGTGATACAATTCTGGGCCAGGGAGAAGCTAGACAGAATCAGCTCAGATTACTTCCACATCTGAGATTCTCTAAAATGAATTTCATCTCAGACTTCAGGAACACCAAAGAGAACCCCCAAGGTCCCATTACACAATGCAAAGTCCTTTTACAGGAGAACCAGGCAGCAGGAGGGCCCTGGCTCTGGGATGGCATACCAGCCCTTGTCCCTTCCTCATGACTGAAAACTGCTCCCAACCCTGCCTGTTGCTGGGGGCAATATTCCCTTGGATGGCAGACTCGGGCAGCAGGGAGAGGGCTCCTTACCCACTGAGAGCAGGTTCCtggcattctccagcatcacctccttgtaGAGCTTCTTCTGAGAAGGGGACAAGAGGTGCCATTCCTCccgggtgaagtccacagccacatccttgaacgTCAACTCCTCCTAGAGAAGCCCAAGTCAGAGCACAGAGGGCTGAAAGCTACATAACTATGAAGAGCCCACCTTTGGTCaattacaggaggaaactgaccgacagagaagggaggggcccCAAAGGTCCAACCCTTTGTCAGTGTCAGAGCCAGCACTTGAAGCTGAATCTATAAGAGCCAAATGGAGGCTTGAGAAAAAGCAGCTCTAAGGAAGCCAAGGATATTCTAATGTGTGAAGGGAAATCTCTAGATCCATTGCATCTTGGATCCCCAGGGACCCAGAGGTGGGGAGTAGGTTTCACAGAGTCACCTTTTGTTGCCCTGTCCCAGGGCAGCCAGCATCAGGGTGTGCCTTTTGTACCTCCTCCCAGAACTAATTGACTCTCCAGGCTGGGGGTTTctctcagagctttcctgatccCTTGATCTCTGGCAAGCCCAGCCTGATGAAGCTGAATGAAAAATGGGAtctggggaggcagctgggtagctcagtggattgagagccaggcctagaaacgggaggtcctaggttcaaatttgacctcagacacttcccagttatgtgaccctgggcaagtcacttgacctccattgtctagcccttaccactcttctgccttggagccaatacacagtactgactccaagatggaagataagggttaaaaaaaaaaagaatgagatccAGAAAGCCTGagacctctctctttttctgcctctctcaAACTCTCTCTTTACTAATTTAATGCTCATCAATCTATTAgccaactcatttttaaaaacaagaaaataaagataCTTAAATTTAGAGACCCAGGGCTTAAATTGTAATTGGAGGTGAGACTTGCTGTCTCCactgctttcctttctttcattttctgacCTTTCTCTTTCCACCCTTTGCTCTCTTTTAGCAGAGTAGGGTTGGCTCTAGGAATAAGGAGTTAATCATGACCTCTTAGCTTTCAGTtgctaagagagagaaaactagCCTAAGCAAATCTTTATTTATACTAATGAGTGATAAGGCCAGATGGATAAATTAAATTCACAAATGTTCCAGAAAACTATTGTACCCATCATGTTGACTTCACATAGAACATCTTTGCCAGAGCTATTATAAGAAACATGTGGTAGATTTGAGCTCCTTTCCAtagttttttctccatttttccaaaGCCCCCAATATTTGTTGCCAACAAGCCAGaattgaaaaaaagatgaaaagaagaaaaacctgGATAGAATAATAAGATATCTCCAagaagagttggaagaaacctgacagatcatctaatccagctATCATATCTAATAGAGCAATCCTATCTGCAAGGTGATCCAAGGGTAGTTATCCCACCTGTATTTAAACCCATTGTGGTGGGGAGTCCATTCTGTTCTTGAAGAACTAATCATTTCTATTGAGTCAGAATTTGCATATTCCTGAAATAAACTTGTTTATACTCCTCTTGTTTGTATTTAAGAAAGCATTTGTCAAGTTAAAGTAAAGGTTTCTGCATTTTGGTAAATCTAAAGTGGGTTTGGAGTATTCAAACTAGAGGAAAAgtttcactttcctttgttggTAATCATCTGGCATTGACAGCTAGTCATTTGAGTCCATGCTAagcacaagattttttttttttacaggataAGAGTCAAGAAATGATTGTCTATGGTTGCCCAGCCCTTGGTCTTGGATACCATGTAGGATGTAGACCATGCAACTGTGGTTATATGAACAGATTTAAATAGAAGGCAACATAATTCAAGAGATGTCTGGATTGATAACACACAATGGGTGTCTGTGAGTTGTCAAAGGCCTAATAGGAAAGAATGATATGATGGGATGAGTGGAAAATTGACTATAGAGTTGTCCAAACTCTAGGTTTCATGGGACCCAAGTATTTGACAGTGGTCAAGAGAGAGAATATCAATACTGGtgctattttctctttaaaaataattgattatATATCAGCCTCCACTAAAGTTCAATGTGTCATCATGGGTTAAAGATGACCCAGAATTCTTGAGGCTTGTCAACAGAGGGTCTGTTCTAGAAGGTCCTATTAAACAGGGGACCAGTACTGATTGGATCACATTTCACCAAGAACTGGGCTATTTAACTTTGAAGAGACTCATTACCAAATTTGCCACATCAAGCCCtacttttgt
This sequence is a window from Monodelphis domestica isolate mMonDom1 chromosome 3, mMonDom1.pri, whole genome shotgun sequence. Protein-coding genes within it:
- the LOC100025620 gene encoding zinc finger protein 260-like isoform X2, coding for MAFERDRLPAQEELTFKDVAVDFTREEWHLLSPSQKKLYKEVMLENARNLLSVEGAIRPAMKVNPTEMNPSMEEMDLQRFMSDGPNNFAFKEFCVAPQHSSYIEHQRTHSEETFSESNQSQKIFMHRANIAGHQNIHTGEKPYECKLCGKTFSQSSSLAYHQRIHTGKKPYECKQCGKTFGMSSSLAVHQRVHTGEKPYECNQCGKTFSRRDNLAVHQRIHTGEKPYECKQCGKTFSQSSSLAYHQRIHTGKKPYECKQCGKTFGLSSSLAVHQRIHTGEKPYECKQCGKTFSMSSYLAVHQRTHTGEKPHGCNQCGKTFSRRDKLAVHQRIHTGEKLSECKQCGKTFTNKSSLVIHQKIHTGEKPYECKQCRKTFSRSSNLVIHQRIHTGEKPYECNQCGKAFSMSSSLAAHQKIHTGEKPYECKQCGKTFSRSSNLVIHQRIHTGEKPYECNQCGKAFSMSSSFAVHQKIHTGEKPYECNQCGKTFSMSSSLTAHQRIHTGEKPYGCNQCGKAFSQSSSLAVHQKIHTGEKPYECKQCGKTFSRNSNLVIHQRIHTGEKPYECNQCGKTFSMNSSLTVHQKIHTGEKPYECNQCGKAFSMSSSLAIHQRTHTGEKPYECKQCGKAFSMSSSLAIHQRTHTGEKPYECKQCGKTFTVYSTLAVHQRIHTGEKPYECNKCGKTFNRSSNLVIHQRIHTGEKPYKCNRCGKAFSMSSSLAVHQRIHTAEKPYECKQCGKTFTAYSTLAVHQRIHTGEKPYECKHCGKTFSQSSNLVIHQRIHTGEKP
- the LOC100025620 gene encoding zinc finger protein 420-like isoform X1, whose translation is MAFERDRLPAQEELTFKDVAVDFTREEWHLLSPSQKKLYKEVMLENARNLLSVGLLAPPEVLLSSLEQRNAPWMLEQEGLRNCCLEGAIRPAMKVNPTEMNPSMEEMDLQRFMSDGPNNFAFKEFCVAPQHSSYIEHQRTHSEETFSESNQSQKIFMHRANIAGHQNIHTGEKPYECKLCGKTFSQSSSLAYHQRIHTGKKPYECKQCGKTFGMSSSLAVHQRVHTGEKPYECNQCGKTFSRRDNLAVHQRIHTGEKPYECKQCGKTFSQSSSLAYHQRIHTGKKPYECKQCGKTFGLSSSLAVHQRIHTGEKPYECKQCGKTFSMSSYLAVHQRTHTGEKPHGCNQCGKTFSRRDKLAVHQRIHTGEKLSECKQCGKTFTNKSSLVIHQKIHTGEKPYECKQCRKTFSRSSNLVIHQRIHTGEKPYECNQCGKAFSMSSSLAAHQKIHTGEKPYECKQCGKTFSRSSNLVIHQRIHTGEKPYECNQCGKAFSMSSSFAVHQKIHTGEKPYECNQCGKTFSMSSSLTAHQRIHTGEKPYGCNQCGKAFSQSSSLAVHQKIHTGEKPYECKQCGKTFSRNSNLVIHQRIHTGEKPYECNQCGKTFSMNSSLTVHQKIHTGEKPYECNQCGKAFSMSSSLAIHQRTHTGEKPYECKQCGKAFSMSSSLAIHQRTHTGEKPYECKQCGKTFTVYSTLAVHQRIHTGEKPYECNKCGKTFNRSSNLVIHQRIHTGEKPYKCNRCGKAFSMSSSLAVHQRIHTAEKPYECKQCGKTFTAYSTLAVHQRIHTGEKPYECKHCGKTFSQSSNLVIHQRIHTGEKP